The Chitinophaga sp. H8 genome contains a region encoding:
- a CDS encoding rhomboid family intramembrane serine protease translates to MKNRNTSLILALPARFNTGINMLILANILVFMTYTILHLTGFYAIDEWLHHRLILSSALHEWAPNVWSILTCQFVHINTAELLISMSMLWLFGNILQQRIGIKRILLLYLLCSVAAAVTFLLSHTIFPVFSGYHGMFEGSFGAVAGVMTATITLFPRHRIKVGTQYKIPLLYIYAGMVCIGMLFICKHNMAYVLAYIACLYTGFKYGEHIKKQRKVVPVKTNGY, encoded by the coding sequence ATGAAAAACCGTAATACCTCTCTTATATTGGCTTTGCCTGCTCGTTTTAATACCGGCATCAATATGCTTATCCTGGCAAATATCCTGGTGTTTATGACCTATACTATCCTGCATTTAACCGGGTTTTATGCCATCGACGAATGGCTGCATCACCGGCTGATCCTGTCATCCGCCCTGCACGAATGGGCGCCCAATGTATGGAGTATCCTCACCTGCCAGTTCGTACATATTAATACAGCAGAATTATTGATCAGTATGAGTATGCTGTGGCTCTTCGGGAATATATTACAACAGCGGATAGGTATTAAAAGAATATTGCTGCTATACCTGCTGTGCAGTGTTGCGGCAGCAGTCACCTTCCTGTTATCACATACCATATTTCCGGTATTCTCTGGTTATCATGGCATGTTTGAAGGTTCCTTTGGTGCGGTAGCGGGTGTCATGACGGCAACTATTACACTCTTCCCCCGTCATCGTATAAAAGTGGGAACACAGTACAAGATCCCCTTATTATACATCTATGCGGGGATGGTATGCATCGGCATGCTCTTTATCTGCAAGCACAACATGGCATATGTGCTGGCGTACATTGCCTGCCTGTATACAGGTTTTAAATACGGAGAGCATATAAAAAAACAACGGAAAGTGGTTCCTGTTAAAACAAATGGTTACTAA
- the dcd gene encoding dCTP deaminase, with translation MILSDKRILEEIEKGTIVIAPYDRKYLGTNSYDVHLGKHLATYQDRILDARKHNQIEHFEIPEEGYVLQPGTLYLGVTLEYTETHAHVPFLEGKSSTGRLGIDIHATAGKGDVGFCNTWTLEISCAQPVRIYAGMPIGQLIYFVVEGEVETFYNKKGNAKYNGRTIKPVESMMWKNEF, from the coding sequence ATGATTCTGTCAGATAAACGGATATTGGAGGAAATTGAAAAAGGTACAATCGTGATTGCACCTTACGACCGGAAATACCTGGGCACCAATTCCTACGATGTGCATTTAGGGAAACACCTGGCTACCTACCAGGACCGCATACTCGATGCCCGCAAGCATAACCAGATCGAACATTTTGAAATCCCTGAAGAAGGTTATGTACTCCAACCCGGCACCTTGTACCTGGGAGTTACCCTGGAATACACCGAAACACATGCGCATGTTCCGTTCCTGGAAGGCAAATCCAGCACCGGCCGCTTAGGTATAGATATCCATGCTACCGCCGGCAAAGGTGATGTAGGATTCTGTAATACCTGGACACTGGAAATCTCCTGTGCACAACCCGTACGCATCTATGCAGGAATGCCCATCGGCCAGCTGATCTATTTTGTGGTAGAAGGAGAAGTAGAAACATTCTACAACAAAAAAGGAAATGCAAAATACAACGGCCGTACGATTAAGCCGGTAGAAAGCATGATGTGGAAAAATGAATTCTGA
- a CDS encoding 4'-phosphopantetheinyl transferase family protein, translating to MPLIRTIQVDPETRLGVWKITEEEDFFRTRVNISAAIHHPHKRLQHFAGRCLLLALFPDFPVGDIRIMDSRKPYLGCNSFHFSISHCGDYAAAIVSKSTAVGIDIEEPSSTIERVSHKFLSREEQAFISGEQPLAHKTVCWSAKEAVFKWYGLGKVDFKAHMHLHPFPFQPAGHITCDFMKEDKKARLYLQYIMENELCLTWTVQTMAL from the coding sequence ATGCCATTAATACGTACTATACAAGTGGATCCGGAAACGAGGCTGGGCGTGTGGAAGATTACAGAGGAAGAAGACTTTTTCCGTACCAGGGTGAATATTTCGGCAGCGATTCATCACCCTCATAAAAGGTTACAGCATTTTGCCGGCAGGTGTTTGTTGCTGGCTTTATTCCCGGACTTTCCGGTAGGAGATATCCGGATAATGGATAGCCGTAAGCCTTATCTGGGTTGTAATAGTTTTCATTTTTCCATTTCACATTGCGGGGATTATGCTGCCGCCATAGTGAGCAAAAGCACGGCGGTAGGTATTGACATAGAGGAACCCAGCAGTACGATAGAAAGGGTATCCCATAAGTTCCTGAGCCGGGAAGAGCAGGCATTTATCAGCGGGGAGCAGCCCCTGGCCCATAAAACGGTTTGCTGGAGCGCCAAAGAGGCTGTTTTCAAGTGGTATGGGCTGGGAAAGGTTGATTTTAAAGCACATATGCACCTGCATCCCTTTCCCTTTCAGCCTGCCGGCCATATAACCTGTGATTTTATGAAGGAGGATAAGAAAGCACGGTTATATTTGCAATACATAATGGAAAACGAACTTTGTCTGACATGGACCGTTCAAACCATGGCCTTATAA
- a CDS encoding shikimate kinase yields the protein MKIFLLGFMGAGKSYWGKQLAELWQLPYYDLDEVIVEEEEMAISDIFATKGEDYFRERERVVLRELAEEEKFLISCGGGTPCFQENMDFMNAHGITVWINPSVAAMVDRLQRKKYKRPLIQDLDDEDLVDFVEKKMAERLPFYEQAQHIITSDNISLDTFAEKIEHA from the coding sequence TTGAAAATCTTTTTACTGGGCTTCATGGGAGCCGGAAAATCTTACTGGGGGAAACAACTGGCCGAGCTATGGCAGTTACCTTATTATGATCTGGATGAGGTGATAGTAGAGGAAGAAGAGATGGCGATCAGCGATATTTTTGCCACCAAGGGTGAGGATTATTTCCGGGAGCGGGAGCGGGTGGTGTTGCGCGAGCTGGCAGAGGAAGAAAAGTTCCTGATTTCCTGCGGAGGAGGAACGCCCTGTTTTCAGGAGAATATGGATTTTATGAATGCGCATGGGATTACGGTCTGGATCAATCCATCTGTGGCAGCTATGGTAGACCGGCTGCAGCGTAAAAAATATAAACGCCCGCTGATCCAGGATCTGGATGATGAGGACCTGGTAGATTTTGTAGAAAAGAAAATGGCGGAGCGGTTGCCTTTTTATGAGCAGGCGCAGCATATCATCACCTCCGATAATATTTCATTGGATACTTTTGCCGAAAAAATAGAACATGCATAA
- a CDS encoding DUF423 domain-containing protein yields MHKNFLVWAAVLGALAVIFGAFGAHKLKELVPAETVSTFQTGVTYQFYHVFALLAVGILFAHIPGTQLVWAGRCFIIGTILFSGSLYLLTMLKMTDTVGLRGIGAITPIGGVFFIAGWVCLLLAVLKAK; encoded by the coding sequence ATGCATAAGAACTTTCTCGTGTGGGCGGCTGTGTTAGGAGCCCTGGCTGTCATCTTTGGTGCCTTTGGCGCACATAAATTAAAAGAATTGGTACCAGCCGAAACGGTCAGCACTTTTCAGACAGGGGTTACCTACCAGTTTTACCATGTATTTGCCCTGCTGGCAGTAGGGATTTTATTTGCACATATCCCTGGTACCCAGCTGGTGTGGGCAGGCCGTTGCTTTATTATTGGTACCATCCTTTTTTCAGGATCGTTGTACCTGCTGACGATGTTGAAAATGACAGATACAGTAGGACTGCGGGGCATAGGGGCTATTACGCCTATCGGAGGAGTGTTTTTCATCGCAGGATGGGTGTGTTTGCTCCTGGCTGTATTGAAGGCTAAATAA
- a CDS encoding alpha/beta hydrolase family protein, translating into MNLKCLGALLLGICLYGNTYAQGKTGYKETWYGVFKTPVGEKQRLEVILEKENNSTYKGWLKVTDADAPPIALEEVEYRGDSLRFSIGDGNTYASRWDAVKKEFNGQLVMFDEATPLTLSRKEIRKEDLYTRPQEPRPPFSYHTEEVTFVNPVSGNTLAGTFTRPDYVTAQYPVVIMITGAGPRDRNNEVAGHKPFLVLADYLTRNGIAVLRYDSRGAGKSTGDYEHADIFDFAEDIRAAIKFIKTRKDVDTAFVGLLGHSQGANVAQIVAAGNKAVAFVVSMAGTGISGRQLIDLQWEIAGKSTGASDSEVKQKQEQFKDYFDLLATEKDMAVLVPKATAALQKIYQASPDSVKASISEEDFVDQILGSNLQKAALSMMRYKPLPYLQQVKCPFLGINGTHDVQVDANVNLPAIERALMENGNMQVTIRKFDGLNHLFQRCNTCTLAEYGDLEQTISPMVLEFITHWIQHLPAKAG; encoded by the coding sequence ATGAATTTAAAGTGTTTGGGGGCATTGTTGCTCGGGATATGCCTGTATGGCAATACGTATGCCCAGGGGAAGACTGGTTACAAAGAAACCTGGTACGGTGTTTTTAAAACCCCTGTGGGTGAAAAACAGCGGCTGGAAGTGATCCTGGAGAAAGAGAATAACAGCACCTACAAAGGGTGGCTGAAAGTAACAGATGCCGATGCGCCCCCTATTGCCCTGGAAGAAGTGGAGTACCGGGGGGATAGCCTGCGGTTCAGCATAGGAGATGGAAATACTTATGCCAGCAGGTGGGACGCCGTGAAAAAAGAATTCAACGGTCAGCTGGTCATGTTTGATGAAGCAACACCACTCACCCTTTCGCGGAAAGAGATCAGGAAAGAAGACCTTTATACACGCCCGCAGGAGCCCAGGCCTCCTTTTAGTTATCATACAGAAGAGGTTACGTTTGTAAATCCTGTAAGCGGGAATACCCTGGCGGGCACTTTTACCCGGCCGGATTATGTGACAGCCCAATACCCGGTAGTAATAATGATTACGGGGGCTGGTCCGCGCGATCGCAACAATGAGGTAGCAGGGCATAAGCCTTTCCTCGTGCTGGCCGACTACCTGACACGCAACGGGATTGCCGTATTGCGGTATGATAGCCGGGGTGCCGGGAAATCAACCGGAGATTATGAGCATGCAGACATATTCGATTTTGCAGAGGATATACGTGCGGCTATAAAGTTTATTAAAACCCGGAAGGATGTGGATACCGCTTTTGTGGGCCTGTTAGGTCATAGCCAGGGCGCTAATGTGGCGCAAATTGTAGCAGCAGGCAACAAAGCAGTAGCATTTGTAGTATCTATGGCGGGTACTGGCATTTCGGGCCGGCAATTGATAGACCTGCAATGGGAAATAGCTGGTAAAAGTACCGGGGCTTCCGATAGTGAGGTAAAACAGAAGCAGGAACAATTTAAAGACTATTTTGATCTGCTGGCCACCGAGAAGGATATGGCAGTACTGGTACCCAAAGCGACTGCAGCCCTGCAAAAAATTTATCAGGCTTCCCCGGATTCTGTGAAAGCCAGCATATCTGAAGAAGATTTTGTGGACCAGATACTTGGTTCGAACCTGCAAAAAGCAGCGTTATCCATGATGAGGTATAAGCCGCTTCCATACCTGCAGCAGGTGAAATGCCCTTTCCTGGGCATTAACGGAACGCATGATGTACAGGTAGATGCCAATGTAAATTTGCCCGCGATAGAGCGTGCATTGATGGAAAATGGTAATATGCAGGTAACAATACGTAAGTTTGACGGACTAAATCACCTGTTTCAGCGTTGTAATACCTGTACACTGGCTGAATATGGAGACCTGGAACAAACCATCTCTCCAATGGTGCTGGAATTTATAACCCATTGGATACAACATTTACCGGCAAAGGCGGGATAA
- a CDS encoding FtsK/SpoIIIE family DNA translocase produces the protein MSKNKLKTEKPESKKPRSKDNPNVLKQDKEPEVRVKELVKDERTHKVMGVIFLLLSLYCFIAFTSYLFTWEEDQDKVFRYSSSVLFMEDVKVDNLLGRLGAFVSHWFFFKGFGVASYLFCYFFFIIGVNFIVGRRVFRIMRNVKYILFGLLFISTAMAFLAGSGGFAWGGALGDAINKWTTGFVGKLGTALLLLVGGLAWCIWKFNFDFKWPEPKPKLVAPPVPVPPVTAATAATTAAPVAASPAITATPQDAARKNGLRQDGGGIVVIPPAEEEDLLPLELIEKEEEEETPAAPSLITYVPPVVHHTPLVMSEESALSEEEEEEEMETEAADGPLLYIEETITDTAPGKKRPKTDEEVAFEIKSTFKDEEEEAEEIVVPNRPAAPVDPYDPSLDLRDYKYPSLDLLANHSTDKIVQDASELEKNKNQILDTLKNYDISIQKISATVGPTVTLYEIVPAAGVRISRIKNLEDDIALSLSALGIRIIAPIPGKGTIGIEVPNVKKSIVSLKNMLASEKFQTSTMDLPIAIGKKIDNENFIADLAKMPHLLMAGATGQGKSVGINTLLVSLLYKKHPAELKFVLVDPKKVELSLYKLIEKHFLAKLPGEEDAIITDTKKVVHTLNALCIEMDLRYDLLKEAGTRNIKEYNNKFVQRKLNPQKGHRYLPFVVLVIDEFADLIMTAGKEVEMPIARLAQLARAVGIHLIIATQRPSVNIITGTIKANFPARIAFKVSSKIDSRTILDIGGAEQLIGQGDMLVSFNGELVRLQCAFVDTPEVESVAEFIGQQRGYSDAFLLPEYVDDKDLEGKEISLADRDPLFEEAARIIVQNQQGSTSLLQRRMKLGYNRAGRLMDQLEAAGIVGPNMGSKARDVNVKTEMDLEMILNDLL, from the coding sequence ATGTCCAAGAATAAACTGAAAACAGAAAAACCGGAAAGCAAGAAACCTCGGAGCAAGGATAACCCCAATGTGTTAAAGCAGGATAAGGAGCCTGAGGTGCGGGTAAAAGAACTGGTAAAGGATGAACGCACCCATAAGGTAATGGGCGTGATCTTTCTTTTACTGTCATTGTACTGCTTTATTGCTTTCACCTCTTACCTGTTTACCTGGGAAGAAGACCAGGACAAAGTGTTCCGTTATTCTTCCAGTGTATTGTTTATGGAAGATGTGAAGGTTGATAACCTGCTGGGCCGGTTAGGCGCGTTTGTATCCCACTGGTTCTTTTTCAAAGGCTTTGGTGTGGCCTCTTACCTCTTTTGTTATTTCTTTTTTATCATAGGTGTGAACTTCATTGTAGGCAGACGCGTATTCCGCATTATGCGCAATGTGAAGTATATTTTGTTTGGCTTGCTGTTTATCAGCACAGCCATGGCATTTTTAGCAGGCAGTGGTGGCTTTGCATGGGGCGGTGCGCTGGGAGATGCGATCAACAAATGGACTACCGGTTTTGTGGGTAAGCTGGGTACGGCGTTACTGTTACTTGTAGGCGGACTTGCCTGGTGTATCTGGAAATTTAATTTCGACTTTAAATGGCCTGAACCTAAGCCTAAACTGGTAGCGCCACCTGTACCTGTACCACCTGTTACTGCAGCTACTGCAGCAACTACAGCTGCCCCGGTTGCAGCTTCGCCGGCTATTACGGCTACCCCCCAGGATGCTGCCCGTAAAAACGGCCTCCGGCAGGATGGAGGCGGTATCGTGGTAATCCCGCCTGCCGAGGAGGAAGACTTATTACCGCTTGAATTAATAGAAAAAGAGGAAGAAGAGGAAACACCCGCCGCTCCTTCGCTGATCACCTACGTTCCACCTGTGGTACATCATACCCCACTGGTAATGTCGGAAGAAAGTGCACTATCCGAAGAAGAGGAGGAAGAAGAAATGGAAACGGAAGCAGCAGATGGTCCGCTGCTCTATATCGAGGAAACAATCACCGATACAGCACCGGGCAAAAAGAGGCCTAAAACAGACGAAGAAGTAGCTTTTGAGATAAAGTCTACTTTCAAGGATGAGGAAGAAGAAGCCGAAGAAATAGTAGTACCCAACAGGCCCGCCGCTCCGGTGGACCCTTATGACCCCTCCCTGGATCTGAGGGATTATAAATACCCTTCCCTGGATCTGCTGGCCAACCATAGCACGGATAAAATAGTACAGGACGCTTCAGAACTGGAAAAGAATAAGAACCAGATCCTGGATACGCTGAAAAACTATGATATTTCGATTCAGAAAATCAGCGCTACAGTAGGCCCTACCGTTACGCTGTATGAAATTGTGCCTGCTGCGGGGGTAAGGATTTCCCGGATCAAGAACCTGGAAGATGATATTGCCCTCAGTTTGTCGGCCCTGGGTATCCGTATCATTGCCCCCATTCCAGGGAAAGGAACGATTGGTATTGAGGTGCCCAATGTTAAAAAGAGCATTGTTTCGCTTAAAAATATGCTGGCATCGGAGAAATTCCAGACCAGTACCATGGATCTGCCTATTGCAATTGGGAAAAAGATTGATAATGAGAACTTTATAGCGGATCTGGCTAAAATGCCCCACTTGTTGATGGCAGGGGCTACCGGACAAGGTAAATCAGTGGGTATCAATACTTTATTGGTTTCCTTACTGTATAAAAAGCACCCGGCAGAGCTCAAGTTTGTACTGGTGGATCCTAAAAAGGTGGAGCTTTCCCTGTATAAACTGATCGAAAAGCATTTCCTGGCCAAATTACCGGGAGAAGAGGATGCGATTATCACAGATACCAAAAAGGTAGTGCATACACTGAATGCATTGTGTATTGAGATGGATCTGCGCTACGATCTGCTGAAAGAAGCGGGTACCCGTAATATCAAAGAGTATAATAACAAGTTTGTACAGCGGAAGCTGAATCCGCAGAAAGGACATCGATATCTGCCATTTGTAGTACTGGTAATAGATGAGTTTGCAGATCTCATCATGACGGCCGGAAAAGAGGTGGAAATGCCGATTGCCCGTCTGGCACAGCTGGCGCGTGCGGTAGGGATACACCTGATCATTGCCACGCAGCGTCCTTCGGTAAACATTATTACCGGTACCATTAAGGCTAACTTCCCGGCACGTATTGCCTTTAAGGTGTCTTCCAAAATAGACTCCCGTACGATCCTCGATATCGGAGGGGCAGAACAGCTGATCGGGCAGGGGGATATGCTGGTGTCGTTTAACGGGGAGCTGGTGCGTTTGCAGTGTGCCTTTGTGGATACACCGGAGGTAGAAAGTGTGGCAGAGTTTATAGGCCAGCAAAGAGGCTATTCAGATGCCTTCCTGCTGCCGGAGTATGTGGATGATAAGGACCTGGAAGGTAAGGAGATCAGCCTGGCCGACAGAGATCCGCTTTTTGAAGAAGCTGCCAGGATCATTGTTCAAAATCAGCAGGGATCTACCTCTCTGTTGCAACGGCGGATGAAACTGGGGTATAACAGGGCCGGACGATTGATGGACCAGCTGGAAGCAGCCGGTATTGTAGGGCCCAATATGGGAAGTAAGGCCAGAGATGTGAATGTGAAGACAGAAATGGACCTGGAGATGATTCTTAATGATTTGTTATAA
- a CDS encoding LolA family protein, translated as MKKIVLMGILIGGVVFNGTAQSKGSLGQNDPKAKTVLDGVSKKFKTLKTVVANFVLKVEGANNSVSDSKKGTVYLKGSKYKVTMEGQEMISDNKTSWTYAKDVNEVTINNVDQNSGALTPAKLFTNFYDKDFLYRLEGESTEKGKVLQNIEMTPTDKSKNIFKVLVSVDKKNQNISKMKVFEKNGNHYTYEITNFSPNAKVDDATFTFDAKKYPGVEVVDLR; from the coding sequence ATGAAGAAAATTGTATTAATGGGAATATTGATTGGTGGAGTAGTATTTAACGGTACCGCACAGTCCAAAGGCTCATTGGGACAAAATGACCCTAAAGCAAAGACAGTGCTGGACGGGGTAAGTAAAAAGTTTAAAACCCTGAAAACAGTAGTAGCTAATTTTGTTTTAAAGGTAGAAGGGGCCAATAATAGCGTAAGTGATTCTAAAAAAGGAACGGTTTATCTGAAAGGATCCAAGTATAAGGTAACAATGGAAGGGCAGGAGATGATCAGTGATAATAAGACTTCCTGGACGTATGCCAAGGATGTGAACGAAGTAACGATCAACAACGTAGACCAGAACAGCGGGGCACTTACCCCTGCCAAATTGTTTACCAATTTCTACGATAAAGACTTTTTATACCGCCTGGAAGGAGAATCTACAGAAAAAGGTAAAGTGTTGCAGAATATAGAAATGACACCAACGGATAAGTCGAAGAACATCTTTAAAGTGTTGGTATCTGTGGATAAAAAGAATCAGAATATCTCCAAGATGAAAGTGTTTGAAAAGAATGGCAACCACTACACTTACGAGATCACTAATTTCTCTCCTAATGCCAAGGTGGATGATGCTACCTTTACCTTTGATGCCAAGAAATACCCCGGCGTAGAAGTAGTAGACCTGAGATAA
- the lpdA gene encoding dihydrolipoyl dehydrogenase — protein MAYDVIVIGSGPGGYVAAIRASQLGFKTAVVERDNLGGICLNWGCIPTKALLKSAQVFEYIQHSKDYGISVGDAKPEFENIIKRSRGVADKMSRGVQFLMKKNKIDVLAGVGKLKAKGQVEVTGKDGKATVHEAKHIILATGARSRELPNLKPDGKKIIGYREAMSLPQQPKSIIVVGSGAIGVEFAYFYNSIGTKVTVVEFLPRIVPVEDEDISKELEKIYKKKGIEVMTNASVESVETTANGVKAKVKTQTGEIFLEADIVLSAVGISSNIENIGLETLGVKTDKGKVLVDKYLQTNVPGIYAIGDIIPGPALAHVASKEGIVCVENIAYNEKKYAHKPEPLDHMNIPGCTYCVPEIASVGYTEKAAKEAGYEVKVGKFPFSASGKASAAGAPEGFVKVIFDAKYGEWLGTHMIGYNVTEIIAETVVARKLETTYQEVLDSIHPHPTMSESVKDAIEVAYGEAIHL, from the coding sequence ATGGCATACGACGTAATCGTAATTGGTAGTGGTCCCGGTGGATATGTGGCTGCTATTCGTGCTTCTCAGCTGGGATTTAAAACAGCAGTAGTGGAAAGAGACAACCTGGGTGGTATTTGTTTGAACTGGGGTTGTATTCCCACCAAGGCGTTATTGAAATCAGCACAGGTTTTTGAATACATACAACATTCAAAGGATTACGGCATTTCTGTAGGTGATGCTAAACCTGAATTTGAAAACATTATCAAACGCAGTCGTGGCGTTGCTGATAAAATGAGCAGGGGCGTTCAGTTCCTGATGAAAAAGAACAAGATTGATGTACTCGCAGGTGTTGGTAAGCTGAAAGCTAAAGGACAGGTGGAAGTAACCGGTAAGGATGGCAAAGCTACCGTGCATGAAGCAAAGCATATCATCCTGGCTACCGGCGCCCGTTCCCGTGAACTGCCTAACCTGAAACCAGATGGTAAAAAGATCATTGGCTACCGGGAAGCCATGTCGCTCCCACAACAGCCTAAATCTATTATCGTAGTAGGTTCCGGTGCAATTGGTGTTGAGTTCGCTTATTTCTACAACAGTATTGGAACCAAAGTTACTGTGGTAGAGTTCTTACCACGTATCGTGCCTGTTGAAGATGAAGATATTTCCAAAGAACTGGAAAAGATCTACAAGAAGAAAGGCATTGAAGTAATGACCAATGCTTCTGTGGAAAGCGTGGAAACTACCGCCAATGGTGTGAAAGCGAAAGTGAAAACACAAACCGGCGAAATCTTCCTGGAAGCAGATATCGTATTAAGCGCAGTAGGTATTTCCTCCAATATCGAAAATATTGGTCTGGAAACCCTGGGTGTTAAAACTGATAAAGGAAAAGTGCTGGTAGATAAATACCTGCAAACCAACGTACCAGGTATCTACGCTATTGGTGATATCATTCCTGGCCCTGCATTGGCGCACGTAGCTTCCAAAGAAGGGATCGTTTGCGTAGAAAACATTGCATACAACGAAAAGAAATATGCGCATAAGCCTGAGCCGCTGGATCATATGAATATCCCTGGCTGTACTTATTGCGTACCTGAAATTGCCTCTGTTGGTTATACCGAAAAGGCAGCCAAAGAAGCAGGATACGAAGTGAAAGTAGGTAAATTCCCCTTCTCCGCTTCTGGTAAGGCATCTGCTGCAGGAGCACCGGAAGGCTTCGTAAAAGTGATCTTTGATGCCAAATACGGCGAATGGCTAGGTACCCACATGATCGGTTACAACGTAACGGAGATCATTGCTGAAACAGTAGTAGCCCGCAAGCTGGAAACTACTTACCAGGAAGTGCTGGATTCTATCCACCCACACCCCACTATGAGCGAATCTGTAAAAGACGCGATAGAAGTGGCTTATGGCGAAGCAATTCACCTGTAA